Genomic DNA from Cucumis melo cultivar AY chromosome 10, USDA_Cmelo_AY_1.0, whole genome shotgun sequence:
CGTTATTCACTTTGCTATGTTCTCCACTTCACTACATTCTTCGCTTCGCTATGTTCTCCACTCCACCTGTACAATCGTAAGTTATTTGCTCTTCGTTTGAAATAGTAAGTTATTTTTGTAAGGTATCTTTATTTTCGTTTGGTCGTAACCTGTTTGAAgtagattttcttctttttctatttgtttgaaattGATTCCTTCATTTTCCAGTTTGGCTATGCTCTGTTTTTCAGTTTGTGTGTTGTTACTTAGGGTTAaggtctatcaatgatatgtttatatatcattgatatcatcgatagatttgAAGGATGTTTAACTTGTTTATGTTGGGATGTTTAACTTGTTTCTTTGGCATGCTGATTTATTTTAGGTTTGTGTTATTGCTTAGTGTTAGGATCACCGGCGGATTTAGCATAGGCCCAAAGGGGGCTAGAGCcccccctcaactttattgtctttatataatatatataaagaaaattacttaattttaaatatttatagttGGCTTAGTGGTTACTCTAATTGTTAGTCCTCCTTCCAACCTAGGTTCAAAACTTATCTCAGTGAAATGTTTGTATCACTAATAGGCTTGAGAGAtgtttagtttgtttgcattAGGATGTAAgtagataatttagtttaatatcagtgatatgtttctattaACTTGAAGGATGTTTTACTTGTTTGTGTTGGATTATTATTAGTTGTTTTAGTTTAATGTGCACTTTTTATAAACTCTAATTCAATATTATCATTTCAGGttgttcaagaaaagaaaaagtaaaaactaTGGAAATAGCGAAGAATGTTAAAAATGTTAGGTCGAAGAGACAACTTAACCGATCAAAGAAAATGTTAGAGAATGCAAAAGACTAGAATATTTCAAGAGACCGATTGAACTGTCCCTAGTTTTGATTTGCAACTCTCTCATTGAGTAAATTTATATTGTACTATATTAGTTTTGTGAATATTTCATAATAGAAAAGATCAATGATAGACTtcacattttatttgattttgttctATTGATACAGAAAAGTGTTGGACCACAGGTTGAATATTACAAATTATGCCCCTTTATATTCTTTAATAGTCGTGACTCTTCAATGTATGTTGAAGTTTATTAATGATAACAGTGAAAAACTTCACAGTAACATTACCTCTTCACATTTAGTTATGTGCCTTTGTGTTTCCATTGAGAAATTAGTATTATACATGTTGAATCACAGGTTGAATAATTGCAAGTTAGTATTAATTTGTGCATTTTATTGAGAAAAAAGTTTTGTTAATATACATGTTAaagtctattattgatagaagtTATCAATAATGGTTGACTAATATCAGTGATAGAAGCTATCAACAATAAACTTCATAGTAAAGTCTATAATCGATAGAAACTATTGGCTAAAAATCAAACTCCATTATGACattacttcatattactactTAATAAAGTTACCTgagtcaaacaaatagaaagtattTATTGTTACACTCATAAAATCGATTAATCATAATTCTGAATTactgcaaaaagaaaaatatacagTTATCATCCTAGTGTTACAGTCATAGCATTGATAGAAGATAGAGTCTATCACTAATTGACTAATATCAGTAATGGACTAAGATAagagtctatcattgatatactactatcagtgataaactatgatttatcactgatagactaatatcactaTGCTCATATTAACtatagtctatcagtgatagatttgtatggaaaaaaaactcaatttctttTAACCTAAAAACGTAAAATTGATAGAAAAGTTCATAATATGCTTAATTTTGACGAGTCCAATACAAGTAAAataaacacattttttttataaaattctagtaaaattatCAAACTGAATTCAACAAAACCAACCTACATAGATGAAAATCAAATTGTAAAAATGGGATGAAGTCAAATGAAAAATTTAGGGACAAATCACATCTGAAAACAAATATCAAACTAAGATGATAAGCATAAATTGGATGAAAAAACTGAAAAACAAATCTAggtttttttaaagaaaatttgattacaTACCAATAAAATTGATATCAAAACCCTAACATTGACCTAAAGTAGAAGCAAATGAAAAATTGTTGAAGGCCGAAAATTGCTGAACGCCGAAAATTGTTGAACACAAGATGAATGGTTGGAGGAAAGAATTGAATGGAAAATCAACCAGTTGGAGGCGGAGACAAAAtcacacaaaaagaaaagagagaggaCGAATcatgaaaaaagagaaaaattgtTTAGCTTTGAGAGAATAAAGATGATCTCAGAGGATGAGGAGAAGATCGTATAGAAAACAACTGTGGTAGAGAATGAAGAACCGTCAAAAGGGAGAAAATCGTGTGAtgtatttttcatttaaaataaggGCATTTTAGGAatatacaaaaataaatttaaaaaaattgctatatttacaagCCAAAAAAAAGTCATCCACCCTAAAAACTCacaaaaaaaaactcaaaagaaAGGGTGGACCGAGCTAGAGGCCCAAAGCCCAATATAAAGCCCACATATAGACGTTTATAAGTCTGGAGAATTAGGTTTTAGACCTCATCGGCCGTCAAACACTCCATAGCTGAAGCAGAAACCCGCCGAAGATGGTGAAGGGAAGGCAAGGAGAGAGAGTCAGGTCTGTTATCTAAACCTTCCAAAAATCGATTCTTCTACTTCATTTTCAATGATTCTAACCCTAAAATTGTTTCATTGTTCTTCCGCTTTTGTTTCTTGTTGGAATCAGACTCTACACCAGAGGAACAATTCTCGGCTACAAGAGGTACTTAAGCATTACAATATATTAACTCTATTATTTCATTCCACTTTCAACAATACTGCAATATGAATCTTTATAGAGTATTAGCATTTTAGTTTGTCATTTGTTTGAAAGCGGAAGATGATTGGTGTGGTGCTTAGGTCGAAGTCGAACCAGTACCCAAACACTTCTTTACTCCAGATCGAGGGTGTTAATTCTAAGGATGAGGTTTCTTGGTACCAAGGGAAACGATTGGCATATATTTACAAGGCTAAAGTGAAGAAGAATGGTTCCCATTATCGTTGCATTTGGGGCAAAGTAGCAAGACCTCATGGTAACAGTGGTATCGTTAGAGCGAAGTTCAAGTCTAATCTCCCACCAAAATCCATGGTATATAAAATAGAACCCTACCTCATTTGTTAGCGGCAGGCCTCCCTCTATCTTGGGTTTAACAAGTTCTTTTTTTTACTTGTCTGTAGGGTGACAGGGTCAGAGTATTCATGTACCCCAGCAACATTTGAGGTAACTAGTTTCTTTATAGGCTGGAAACCtcaaaatttttatattttctcaTTCTCTTCCCCCTCATGTTTGTATTAATGCTGTTCATTATGAGTTCTGTCTTTTGTGTTAAAGTGCGCTAGTCTAGTTTTCTAACTTCGATGGTACGAAATTGGTAGTTGAATTGCAATGTTCACCAATGTGGGTTTGATGTATGCCTTCACCAAATGCCTCATCAAGTAGGAGGTCTGCTTGCTTTCAATTAATCTAGGGATTTTGATTAAGtggtttttttgttttaaacaaGATGGGGAATGCAGATTTTGTTCAGAAATCAATAATTCATTGAAATTCGACAGATTATGTGAATTGTGACTGCCTGCACCTGTGCTTTCTATAATATTTAATAGTTATGTTTGGCCAATTAATGAACCTTAAAATATATGTGAACATGGGCCATTGTGGTGTTTTCTTTCATAGGCAGTTGCCAACTTGTTGTGGATGATGCAATCTTCCTGTGATTATGTTGAAAGGAACTTGTTATCTATCAGTCCCACCTTGAATTAGGATCTAAATCTTGTTTTGATTCCTCGTTTGTTTGTGTTTTGATAATGTTAAATTTACCTAATTGCAATAGCTTCAAGTTTTAATTTGTGGGTGAAGTGCAAACAGTGTAAGTAAAGACTGAACTGCATAACATCCGTTGTACCCGTCTACGAGTCTGTCTCAGAAAGGATAAATTTTTCCAATTAGATAAATCAAACATCATGTTTGAACCTTCACCTtgaccttttcttttcaatataaTTCTCCTATTTTTCTTAAGTATCTTTTATACATACATGTTGTCTGTGAAGCAGTTGATTGGGCGTTGAAATGTTTTGAAATGGTCTCTATTATATATCTTATGAGTAATTTCGGTGCAAAATAACTTTGGTGGATTCTTTCTTATCTTAGGATAGTGGTAAATCAACAACGTGAGTTTGATGAGAGCTTTGATGGAATGATTGAGTTTAACTAATTGTAGCCGCGTACCTCGTATTTAATATCCTACTAGTTTTGGGTGGTATGTGCTAAAATAAGTGAGTGGCTTGCCCTAACACTCATCAAATATTTGAGAAAAAGACAAACCGTTTTTCTTAGTATATTTTTCGAGGGCATGTTTTTCTAGTTTGTGGACGAGTAATGAATTTGTTGACTACATTGCACGATCTATGTTTCTATttcaatattgaatatttaattaCAGGTTCTTTTTTATTCACCGTTGCTTATTTTGTCTTTGCAGCCTGGAGAACGGGATTGAAACAAGTGTTCGCTACATGATGggatttatatttttattatatttcgtGAGCTAAGATAGAAGCATTTTATGTTTTCTGAACTGAATCAATTTTTGCTGTTTAGGTAATGTTTAACACCCGAGTAGTTAAAGCAGAATTATAGAACCATTTGTCTCGAGGATTGTCATGTGTTTTAGCGAATTGCACTTCTATCAAGTGGTTTTTCCGTATTAAAGTCTCTATGCACTTGCATTCTTTTAGCTATTATGAAGTTAAGACTATAATTCTTACCGTAATTATTTGGTTATCCTTTCTATACCACTTATGTGTAAGTTTCGttttattaaatttaccttTGATGTGTCTCAACAAATGGCATCCCCAAACAAAAATCCCTTATTTTAGGGTATGGTATATGCCTTAGCTGTCATGACATGCCTCGTTTTAGGGAATCAATTAGGGTGATATTCTTTTTTAGATGTAAGCAACTTGATGAATTTCTGTTTAAGTAAAGGTTGACATGTAAAGTAATGCGTTTTTAagtagaattttaaaaatagaagtaAAGAAATTTATGTCATTTCTATCAAATCTAATTGCGAGTTGGCAATTTGAATGTGTTTCCTCTCAACGTTGAAATTAGCTTAGCAATATATGATAGGCCTTTATTCTTGTTTAATGTGGCAATTTGAGATGTACTCTTAATTGTGAAAGTTTTAACggaaaaagaaattttcatCTCCGACTGTTAATCGAAGACAGTTCAACAATAAACGATGGCAATATTGGTTGGATTTTTTCTGCGGGGACGGTTATCCTCACAGACAATTCCATTACAATGTTATATTGCAAGATGAGGGATTGAACCTCTCGTATTTGATTAGTTATTCGAGAAATTttacaaacttttttttaataatcaaTTTCTGTCAACTTATTTATGAGTGACATTTTGGCCATGtgaaatattatatttatctttcttttcaaatcCTTAACAAACGACTAAGTTACTTTTCTTCCTCCTCTAAACTTGTCTTCGTTACCAAGCAAGATCTAAAAAACAAAGAGAACTTAAGTTTTTACTTGGTATTTTTCTTCCGATTAAATCATATTCATGATAATAGGATATTAGAGATTGTTTAATAAAATTTAGTAATAGTTTAATAAAAGTTGGTaaaccatttaataaaaattagaaGATTGCTCAATAAAAATTAGAAGATTGGTTAATAAAAATTGGGAGATCGTTTAATAAAAATGGAGAGATCACTTGATAAAAGTTAGAAGATCACTTAATAAATAAATCTATTTCCTATTATTATGAATGCGATCttggaagaaaaaaagtttGTAAAAACGTACATTCTCTCAATTTTTCTTGAAATATTAGTTTACGTTGAAGACAAAATGTAACGAACAAAGATGAAAGAATTGACTGAAAGTGAATAAAGTGACCTTTCATTCAATACTAAGAGTAAAAGTGACATTTCACGTAACAAAAATGTCGGTGATGGATAAGTTTATAGAAAATGGTAATGTGCTTTTTGAGATAGTTTGTGAAATTTTCCAAACTAATTCTCTAATTTAAGTATCCAATATTAATAAGAAAAGTAAGTGTCTAACCCAAAACGCCAAAGAAAGTTATGTGTAAAGAATGGATCCGTTTGAATTGGTGTAATTAGCAGAATTTGACCAAATGGTGTCTAAAATAATAGAGTGGTTACAATTGCATATCTTCAAACTTCAAAGcctaaattcaaatttaataataataatatatataaataaataaataaaaaaaaaaaaaaaaaacactacgTGAATGCCATCATACTTTCACTTGCATacatttgttttatttatatCTCCAATTCCATTTCTTTGCCAAACTACACCACTTTGGCTTCGATTCTCTTTTTTGTAATTATAGAAACTACaattttactattattttttttaaaacatctaTTTTAACAATTTGGTTacttaaaacaattttgaattttgaaaacattcAAACTACCCGATCACTCTTTAAAAAGTCAATAGTTCGATGTTTTATAACAATTACAAAATCAATTCAcgtcatttttatatatatttaggtCTATGATTTAAATCTCTTGCTCCTATTTTATTATaacctaacaaaaaaaaaaatcaatttaagaAATAATCGTAAATGTGTTAACGATCAAGGAGACAAAAGagtgtttttattaaaataattctACTTTTTTACCTCAAACTTGAGATGATGTTGTACCAATTTTAGCATTCACCCtttcaatttcatcaaattttaaGAATATTTGCAACTTAACCCTtcaaattgatacaattatttaAGTTTGAGATTTAAAGGAAAGAgattaatatataatttaagaTTAAAGTTGATTAAACTAAAAAGTTAATATTAAGATCTTTGAGATTTAAATGACGAATGGAACTTCAAGTTGACAACGCCATATAAGTTTTCAACTTCCATTTTAAAGGTAAGAAACGTAATGTGTTATGTTATGTTTATAAAATGTAAAGCTCACAGTGAGATTTAtaatgaagaaaataatttaattgtgGAGGTTAGAGTGATGAATGTAATTGCATTAAGTTTGTGGTAATAAAATTGTGATTAAGTATGATTGTTGTTACGTATAGTAtagtataatataatataatattagaaATGAGATTAGCGGGTAGGGTATTATGGTTAGTAAAAATATGTTTTGGAATTGGAAGTGTTTGGGAATGGAATGGAATGGAATGGGACTACTTAAGTCCGTCTATGATGCCTTCTCTTCATCCTcccttttcattttattattttatttgaaaaaacaaccctcattcttttcaatatttcaacttctcctcttcctcttctctttaaattttgaaagttcccatttctttcttctttttcatttcttcaacttatattattattaaaataaatggGGGGTTTGGACTTTGTAATTTTGGTGACTGCGTTGAATTCCCCTTTCCTTCCCCTCCTAATGCCTCAGCTCCCAATTCCAcacgttttcttttttctttgtaaaACATTGTCATgtatttgaaaaagaaagggaagtagagggatttttttttttttttttttttttattaaacattGGAGGGTAATTGTTTATTGAAACTTATAAAATTTGTTTCATTTAAGTTTCAAACTCATGATTTTTACTctactttttttgtttatatttttctaGAAGCAAAACTAAACTCACAACTTTTAAATGCATTGGAATTTCTTTCATCTTTAATAATATTAAACagaaaaaactaataatgtTTCTATTATATTTCatgagttttaaaataattaattttataaagttcTCTCCAACTTTATAATATTCCTTTACCAATTTCAGCTTTCTATTttatcaaaaatatatttaagtaAACAAAAGTTTGCTCCCTAATTAACATCAATTTCAAACTTACTTTTGTTACGAAAAGTTGACTAATTGAAGTGTTTCTGTTAACGAATGTGAAAACCATAACATCTTCTTAATTACCTTTTCTAATATAACCCTAAACTctctatttatatatttacatcACAAGAAAATAACATAATTAACATCATTTGTAATTAACAGCTAAACTTATTGTTTTTCAGAACATATCAATTATTCTATAATTCTCCTCATCATTCAtctcaaaaaaaagaaaaaaaaaaaaaacttgtaacGCTGGGAATAGTGAAAGGTTGTAATTAGAAACATTTTGATTATGTTTGGAATAGAACAAaggttgttgttgttgttgttattgtttcGAAAGAAGTTTCGTTTTTTGAGAGACCAAATACTCCAACCCTTtggtaaatataaatatagaacataaaattttaaaatggtgGAAGTTAGACCGTAGAACCCTAAATAAATGTAGAGTGGAATGTCGCCGGCGCCGGTAGGAAAATGTGTCCGTTCCTCCTAGTAATCGCCGCCTTATGAATTGATGGAAATTGGAGGAGTTGATGAAggggaaattaaaaaaaaaaaaaaaaaaaaaaaagtctatatttttaattaaataattatatatatatatatatatatatatttggaaatataataattataacaataaataataatgataataatccctaatatatttaaatatatgaaataggaATAAATGGGTTCTCCTCCTTAAGCGTTTACCTCCTCCTCTGCTTCAaatctctatctctctctctctctctctctctctctctcatatCTTTCATCTCTCTCCTCCTTTTATCAAGAACCAAATTGTCGTCGGTCATCCTCAAAACTCGACCCTCTTCCCATTTGACGAAGACCCATTTCTCCAATTTCTCCAATTTTCCcccttttcctttctctttcaaCTCTCTCCCCATTTCCCCTGTTTCAATTTTCTTGCCCTCCATGGAGTTCTGTTCTCAGATCCATGGAAACCTCACCTTCATTCCTTTGTAATGTGTCTCTTTCTCGTTTCATTTTTTGTAGATTTGACTTTCAGATCCATGTTCTAGTGTACCAAATCGGAGCTTCAACCTAAGCCTTTCAGAAATCGCCGCCCCACGATCCAGACCGACAGCCGAAATGAAGGGTTCGAGTCGTTTCTTCACGATCGGGCTTGTAACTTCGTGGTACTC
This window encodes:
- the LOC103501409 gene encoding 60S ribosomal protein L35a-1, with translation MVKGRQGERVRLYTRGTILGYKRSKSNQYPNTSLLQIEGVNSKDEVSWYQGKRLAYIYKAKVKKNGSHYRCIWGKVARPHGNSGIVRAKFKSNLPPKSMGDRVRVFMYPSNI